A window of the Acetobacteraceae bacterium genome harbors these coding sequences:
- a CDS encoding radical SAM protein yields the protein MSVTNYCNADCDFCGFRKSLNQGEKRDFLDAQLFIGALPILKRSGVSFINFQGGEPLLHPEILEMIRAVSQMGMKADLITNGWKLHEQAGALVKAGLHCLFVSLDSENLEKHEKNRRLRGVGERLKKGIAEIKEAGIPVIASVTVSKLLSPLKLPLLLKELGFSGVTFSYPRQQPFASSSKVYGGSSTLVSFSVKELDQFLVEIKKLKKAFPTLNPIAGIEDMRRHIAQKREAYPCVGGFKYYYLDWHLNLWRCEAWGKSFGKLTDFEKLPENKAHCTECMLSCYRDSSVLMFAPLSFGKVLQKLSKAHYLEAWQLIQSPSFWNSLKAGIQDGWLYWKIFKGKQKRRKC from the coding sequence GTGTCTGTTACGAATTATTGTAATGCGGATTGCGATTTTTGCGGTTTTAGAAAATCACTTAATCAAGGGGAAAAAAGAGATTTCCTAGATGCTCAGCTTTTTATCGGAGCACTTCCAATTTTAAAGCGAAGCGGCGTGTCTTTTATTAATTTCCAAGGTGGAGAGCCTCTCTTGCATCCTGAAATTTTGGAGATGATCCGTGCTGTTTCTCAGATGGGAATGAAGGCAGATTTAATTACCAATGGCTGGAAACTCCATGAACAGGCAGGGGCTTTGGTCAAAGCAGGACTGCATTGCCTTTTTGTTTCTTTGGATAGCGAGAATCTTGAAAAGCATGAAAAAAACCGCAGATTAAGAGGCGTTGGAGAGCGTTTAAAGAAAGGCATTGCGGAAATAAAAGAAGCAGGTATTCCTGTTATTGCTTCAGTCACAGTTTCAAAACTTCTTTCGCCTTTAAAATTACCGCTTCTTCTAAAGGAGTTGGGCTTTTCAGGCGTTACATTCTCTTATCCCCGTCAACAGCCTTTTGCTTCGAGTTCGAAGGTTTATGGTGGAAGCTCAACCTTGGTTTCTTTTTCTGTCAAAGAGCTAGATCAATTTTTAGTTGAGATTAAAAAATTAAAAAAAGCTTTTCCAACCCTCAACCCGATTGCTGGAATTGAAGATATGCGACGGCATATTGCGCAAAAAAGGGAAGCCTATCCCTGTGTTGGAGGTTTTAAATATTATTATCTTGATTGGCATTTAAATCTTTGGCGGTGTGAGGCCTGGGGAAAATCTTTCGGAAAATTGACAGATTTTGAAAAGCTTCCTGAAAATAAGGCTCATTGCACAGAATGTATGTTGTCTTGTTATCGGGATTCAAGTGTTTTGATGTTTGCGCCGCTCTCTTTTGGAAAAGTCTTGCAGAAGCTTTCAAAAGCGCATTATCTAGAGGCTTGGCAGCTTATACAAAGTCCATCTTTTTGGAACTCTCTTAAAGCAGGAATACAAGATGGCTGGCTATATTGGAAGATTTTCAAAGGAAAACAAAAAAGGCGTAAATGTTGA